CGCGCGCACAGGGGCAGGGGTGGAGCCCATGTTCGATGTTCGTGGATCGAAACCATCGACGCTTATTTATTTTGTGCGAATCACATTTACAAGGTGGTAATAGGCAGTAAGATGTGCGGGGTCCGGTGATGATATTCAATTAGAAAAATCGCTATGTACATTAAGCACCTAAATATCCGTAAGTACCGACATATCGAAGGCCTTGAAATTGGGCCATTCTCCGCGCCGAGGCAGTCTTCTGATCTAATCGTTTTTGCAGGGCCGAATGGGAGCGGAAAGAGCAGTGTCTTGGAATTGATTTCACAGACGCTTGCAACGTCTTGGAGTCTAACATACTCGGTAAATCGGACGGCCCCCGAGTCATCTTTCGAGGTGTGTATCGGTCTGTTGCCTTCGGAGATTGAGTTGATCAAAACGATTTCGGGAGGCGGCGAAACGGAGGCTTTTGAATATCTCGATCAGCACCGCTCATACTATCGCAGCTTCAAATTTGAGGGTGGTGAGTATGACAAGAATCAAGTTCTTCATAATAAGATTCACAACCTTGTTACGAAGTCACTGAAGGGAGATTACTATCGACCTTTGGGGTTTTACCTTGGTCCTGAGCGGTCGTTTAAAAAGGAAAACTACGACTACGCTAAGAAGTTATTTCAATATCAGCAGTACATTCAGCCTTCATACGTGAGCCGGTTTGCCTTTCAGAGAGAAGCGGATCAATTCGCTGACATGCTGGATTTTCTCATTGCTTGGCGCCATGACTACATTCTACAACTAGGGGCTTATTCAGAGGCCCAACGAAATGCGAACGTGAGTGAGGATGAGTTGCCACCGTATCCGGAGGATACATACGGCAATGTTCTTTCAAAAGTGTTTCCGAACTACAGCTTCGTCCGAAAGCCCGAGAGCGCGCCGAGTGATCTATTCATTCGCATTCCTTCAGGTGAGACGATTCCGTTTTCTGACCTTTCCTCTGGCGAAAAGCAAGTGTTTTTCACTTTGTGTTTCTTTGAGCGGCACAATGTTGAAGATGCCATCATTATGATTGATGAGCCAGAGTTACATTTGCATCCAAGTCTTGCGAGGGTTCTCTTGCGTACGATGCAGCAGTTGAAATCAGGGAATCAGATTTGGCTGGCAACTCAAAGCGCTGATGTTATTGATG
The sequence above is drawn from the Blastopirellula marina genome and encodes:
- a CDS encoding ATP-binding protein, whose product is MYIKHLNIRKYRHIEGLEIGPFSAPRQSSDLIVFAGPNGSGKSSVLELISQTLATSWSLTYSVNRTAPESSFEVCIGLLPSEIELIKTISGGGETEAFEYLDQHRSYYRSFKFEGGEYDKNQVLHNKIHNLVTKSLKGDYYRPLGFYLGPERSFKKENYDYAKKLFQYQQYIQPSYVSRFAFQREADQFADMLDFLIAWRHDYILQLGAYSEAQRNANVSEDELPPYPEDTYGNVLSKVFPNYSFVRKPESAPSDLFIRIPSGETIPFSDLSSGEKQVFFTLCFFERHNVEDAIIMIDEPELHLHPSLARVLLRTMQQLKSGNQIWLATQSADVIDEAGRDRVWFIQRENKTKKAEIIRGTDEEPALSCLRDFFGYSGYIGLAKAMIFTEGHNSSADRKMFSRLFPQHSKEIKFIPASGCSEIERINRSVLSLLEADVAFCKFFLIRDRDYMPDEMVRAIEARSGDKIHVLKRHEIENYLLDDDIISVVLEELFHQQLSPDQVGDELKAIACKMAGDVLRDMVSFRLNYKFRPEDFTVAKLFKEAVSFDPLSNSWNGKDAELKTALSGKAGDAVSELNQRLSGHDFDDLYESCREEIRTSLVSGNWNTLFPGKELLRNFAKKLSIGQSPYLENAIIKEMSIRSEKIPTELSELIEKFIKD